CCGTGCACAATTGGCAAGGCCTATTTCCAAAATGATTGTAAGAGAAGAAGTGAAATCCGGACAGACCATTCATGTAGATTGGAATAATGAAGAAGAAAAGCTAAGCTGGAAAGTAGATTAAATTATAAAATGAAAAGGCTGATTGGCACATTTGCTCCTTGGCCTTTTTACTTTTTTGCTATTAATACATTTAAGATGAAAACTATTGTCAAAAATATCTTTACAGGTGTCATGCTGTTAGGAACTGTGGTTTTGGTAAACGGACAGTTTCTGGCTGCTTCAGATACTTCGGAAAGTAGTGTAAGAAAATATCAGGGAATTATTAATTCCAACAAAGATCTTGTTGAATTTATCGAACAATTGCTCATGCAGAAAGGGCTTCCCAAGCATTTGAGAAACCTTGCCCTGATTGAATCGCACTTTAACAGAAATATTACCTCAGGAGCGGGAGCAGTAGGCATCTGGCAGTTTATGACGGCACATGCCAATCAATATGGTCTTTCAGAACAGAATCGTACAGATGTTTATAAGAGTACAAAAACAGCCACTATTTCTCTTGCCAACCTTTACAAAAAGTATAACAATTGGGTAACCGTAGTTGCAGCCTATAACTGTGGTGAGGGGAACATTGCAAAAGCCATGCAGGCTGCTGGTTCCACTCAATATCACGAATTTTCTCAATATCTTCCCGCAGAAACTATTAACCACGTAAAAAAATATCTGAATGCCTGCTACGCAACAGGAGAGCTTCAAAGTGTTTTAAGTAATTATAACTCTTCGCGTATTAATAAAGTTTTCTTTGAAGAAGGAAACAGAAAGGTAACTGCTGCTGCACTCTCCGAAACAGAGATTAATGCCGGATTCAGCTTAAATATAATTGCTGATGAACTTGATGTGGAAGTGAATGAAATTCTTGCCTGGAATCCCGGAATTACAGAAGAATTGCAGAAAAAAGGAGAAAGTTCCTTTTATCTTCCCGTAGATTTGATGCCAGATTTTCTCCTGAGAAAAAACAAGATTCTTACCAGATCTATAAAAGAGGGAAATAGTTTTCAGCAGTAAGTCTATTTTAACATGAAAATAATGATTGCCGTACTTTTAGTGACGGCTTTTTTTATGCGTATTCAGAGTTTGTTAATGCATGCTAAATTTTATTAAAAAAATCATAATATTTCTCATTGATGTGGGTAATACCTATTGTTGTCAGTGTTTTGTGAGAATTGTAAATGCTTTATTTTAAGGTGTTTTAGTAGAGTTATTAAATCTAATGTCGTAGAATTACTACAAAAAGTCGTAGAACTACTACAAATTCTCAGATTTATGTTTAAAAGTTTTTTTTACCAAAAAAGACCCTATATATTTGCTAAACAATCACCGAATCACAAAATATTACTAACGATTAAAATTTACAAATCATGGCAGAAAGAAATTCGAGAGGAATCTTAAAATTCAACAACGGGGAAGGACAGAAATTATTAAAGATGAACTACAGTGTAGCCAGATCTACAGACGTATCAGGACGTGTAGCATCAGATCCTTCTAACGCATTAATTAAGGTTACAGTAGAAGCTACTGAAAAATCTGATATCCTTGAAAGCTTACTAAACGGAAAATATAAGCCTACAGTAGGAGAAATTGTATTTAACAAATCTCATGAAGAGGGAACATTAATCACTTTGAAATGGGAAAACGGATACGTGATTCAGCACGAAGTAGACTTTGATGCAGTTGATAGTAACAGTATGTTAATCAGCTTTGTAGTTAGTGCTGAAACAATTGACTACGGTACTTCTCAGTACGCTGGACTGTGGCCTTCATCAGGTAAATAAGCCTATTCATCATCTTAGTAAAAATAAAATTGGTACAGGACAGTGCACTCGCAAGAGTATGCTGTCCTGTTTTTTCATGTAAGGGATAAAAAAATGCAGTCTTTGAGAAAGACCATGAGATTAACCTTATATTTTTTGATTCTGTATATGCTGTACTATCAGTAGTTTATTTAATATTTAACTTAAACACAAAACACTATGTTTCAGGATGACAAAACAATTAAAGTAGAAAGCCTAGGGAATGGCAAAGAGCAGTTGAAAAATACAGCCAATGAAAATGTTGCCAAAAAAGCAGAAGAAAAAATGAATAAAGCGGGCGAGAAAGTTAAAAAAGTGGCAAAAGCAGGACAACAGGGGATAAGTGCTGTACAAGGAGCCAATATGTTTATGAACCAAACCCTGGTTTCCAATAACCCTGATATCATTGAAAATAAAGTGTGGGCCAAGCAGCCAACATCAAAAATACATAATATTGAAGCGATTGCAGAAAGTTTTATTGCCGGTATTAACCGTGTTGTAAAATTAGATGTAGTTGTCGAAGGGAAAATCATTAAGCACTTCAAACATTTTAAGTTGATACAAAGTGCGGCCAAGCATCATGAATTCAACCTCACATTGGCACATGATACATTAGGAAGTGCAGAAAACCATAATTTACAAGAAGCACAGAATTTTCTGGGGAAAAGAATTACCGTTGTCTTCAAATATAAAGATATTGACAAAGGCGCTGAACGTAACTTTGTAGGCGTTGTTACAGAAGTAGGATTCAGCCAGGAAAAAGGAAGCCTTGGAAATATAGTCCTTAAGGGATACAGCCCTACTGTGCTTTTGGATGCCGCACCCCATATCCAAAGTTTTGGAGGAAATCAGCCGGTCAGCCTGAACAGTATTGCAGATCACGTGATAAGAGAAGGGCTGGGACAAAATAAATTTGACTTTAGAGTAGATGCTCAGCATGGAAACGTTTCCTACAGCTCACAATATGAAGAAACCCATTATAACTACCTTGCAAGAATAGCTGAAGCCTATGGTGAGCAGTTTTACTATGATGGTGAGGTTCTTCACTTTGGAAAACTTCCACCACAGGAAAAACCTGTGAAACTGACCTACGGAAGCAATGTAAATGATATTGCAATAACCATGAAGGCCCAACATGTAAGCCCAACTTTTTATGGCTACAACAGCAGCAAGCATGAAAAACTGACTGCAGGTAGCTCTAAGATTAACCATACCTCAGACATTGCAAGACGTGCTTACGAAATATCAGAAAGAACCTTTACAACTCCCTCTTTAAGAGTGGCTCCTATAAAAGCTACATCTTTTATGGATATTGATGCTTCTCAAAAAGGAACTGCAGGAAGTAAGGCTTCGGAGGTTTTTATCACTTCAGGAACAACCACTGTACCTTTTCTATATCCTGGATGTACCGCAGATATTGAAATGCGTAAATCAGACAGTAATGAAACTTCCTACTTTACCAAGCTGATGATTATGGAAGTCACCCATGAAGTAGATGCCAGAGGATATTATGACGGAAAATTTGAGGCTATTGCAGCAGATACAGGATTTATTCCGCGTCCGGAATTTGAAACACCAAGGGCTGAAGCACAATTTGCAAAGGTAATCTCCAATACAGATCCTCAAAACCAAGGAAGAGTTCAGGTACAATTTGACTGGCAAAGCGGACAGGATATCACAGAATTCATCCGTGTAATGTCTCCAGATGCAGGAAGTAGTGATAAAGTAAGTAAAAACCGTGGTTTCATGTCTATTCCTGAAGTAGGCGACCAGGTTATCATTAACTTCGTACATCAGCATCCTGACCGCCCATTTGTGATGGGAGGAATGTTCCACGGTGGTATTGGCGGTGGTGGCGGAGCCGGAAATAATGTAATGAGCCTTAGCAGCAAGAGTGGAAATATTATCCAGTTTCATGACGGATGCGGAATTGAAATTAAAGACCGAAATGGAAATCATGTTACGTTGAGTGGTACAGGAAATATTAAGACTGAAGTAAGCAATGATAGCGTTGAGAAAATAGGGAATGACAGTACTGTGAAAATTGGAAATAATAGTACAGTGAATGTAAAATCCAAAAGTACTCATACTGTAGGGGAAAGTAAAAGTGTTCTTACAATGGGAAGCGATGGCGTAATTGATTTATCTGGAAAAAAATCTGTTAAAATAAAGGTTTCAGATACTAGTTATATTGAAATTACAAGTACTAAAATTATCATCGAAAGTGATGTTATTGAAATAAAAGGAAAAAATTCATCATCAATAAACGGAAGCGGCAATGCAAAAGCTGTCTTTAACGGAAGTACTGTAATTGAAGGAAAACCTGTAGACATAAACTAGTGTAGAATGGAATTGATAAAACATAAAATTCAGAAGAAAGATACATTAGATTCTATTGCTGAGAAATATAAAATTACAATCAACGAACTTAAAGATTTTCATAATCAACATTGTGGAATTACCCAGAAAATTATTGATGTTCTTCCAGCGCATTTAGAATTTGTTTTTTTAGAAAGTAAAGTTGAAGAAAGTAAAGAAAAGGTTTCAGAAAAATTTACAGAAAGACAGTTAAAATATAGATGTGAACAGAACGTATTTACTTATATTAATAAAGTTCCGGTTTCAAATGCTACTACCAAAAGAGATTGCCTCGTTGAATTAAAAATACTTGAAGAAAAACTTTTTGTAAAAGTAAAACTATTGGATAATATTTTAGAAGTTAATCCAAGCACCTATGCCGAGGCAGCCAATATAATTGCTCAGCTGGATGTAATAAAATGCAACGATGTTATCTTACAGGTAAACGAAACCGACGGAAGCATTCTTAGAATCGTTAATCATTCAGAAATCATTAAAGGCTGGGAAAAGAAAAGAGCAGAGTTTGAACAGAATAGTGTGACGTTGGATAGTCAGGCTAAAAAAGAAGTAAAGAATTTTATTAATCTTATTGATGATCAGATCTTAAATGAAGAAAATCTTATCGATGATTATAAAGGAAAAATGTTTTTCGATATTTACTTCAATAAATTTTTAGCCAACAGTCCTGATAAACTGGATTCATATCAAACGGTGTTTAGATCACAGCTGTTTGAAGGGCAAAAGACAGACATTTCAATCCGACAGGATGTGTTGGATCAAAATGGAGACCTGCTAACGGTACGAAAAGTAAGTGAAACTTTAAGTAAAGATACCCAGAGAGCAAAAGAATTATACGATTTAAGATATAAACCCATGATTGGGTATCAGTTTTCATCCTATGAAACCAGCTATAGAGAAAGAAGTTCATACAATGAAAAAGAGAATTATCTCGAAGAAATGGACGTTACCATAATGGAGCAGATCAAAAATAATCTGGAATTAAGAATACATTATACTGTACGAAAAATAGAATAAAAATGGCAGATTCATATATCATACAGGGAACCAATGTTATTTGCAGTAATATGCAGATACCGGGACCTAATAAAATCGGATACTCAAGATCTGGGCCCAATATTGTACACAAAGGGAAAAACCAATATTATCTAACCGTTGTAGACAAGAGTTTAGAAGAATCTTTTAAGTGTAAAATGGCTGCAAAGAAATGGGGTGGGCTGGCAATGCTTTGTGTTGGTATTGCTATTGTGGGAGCTATAGCTTTAACTGTTGCAACAGGAGGAGCCGCTGCACCGTTTTTACTGGCAGCAGCAGTTGCTTCAGAAGCAGCAGTTGCAATTGCTGTTGGAGCTGCTGTTGTTAGCGTGGGAATAGGCATTTATAAAGAACATACAGATTGTAAAGCATTAAAAGAATCTCCAGATTGGGAGGGTGGGCATAGCCAAGTTCTTTTTCAAAAACAAAAAGCTTTATTAAATAGTTCTTTTATGACTTGTAAACAAGGTGGAAGGCTTGAACTGATTGTAAGTGATATTGCTGCCTTAGAGGCAGGAAAACTGATAAGCTCAAATAATACCAAGGAAATTCTGATACAGTTTGGAAGTCAATTTTTAGGTGGTGTTGTAGGCGGTCTTACAGGAGGAGGATCTGTACCTGGTGTGGTTATGACAATAGGCTTTTACATGAAATTTGAAAGCGGAGAGTCTAATCAGCAGTTTAATCCAGGAGATGATGTGAAGAATTCAGGAATACAGTACGGAGGAGGAATTACCGAGGGAGCTACTAAAGGAGGCTATCAACATGGAATGTCCAAACTGGAAGCTTGGGTTTGGAAAAACGTTATGTTCTCAAGAATTCTAAACGGAGCTTCCCAGGAATCTATAGATTCAGCAGCCAATATGTGGGGCATGGCAGCCAACGCTCCTGGAGCTATTTGGAAAGACTTTGCCAAGTCAGCAGGATTAGGTTTTGGAGGAGCTATTGTAGGCTTTGCCATAGATCAGGGAGCTAATGCTTGGGAAAGAAGTTATGAAGATGATTCGATGATCCAACAAAAGAAATATAACGTGATGGATAAAAATAATAATATTGGAGTAATAGCTACAAAGAGATAATAGTATGAAGGGATCAAAAATAGGTTACATAGTTGGATTGGTTGTTGGGGTACCATTATTTGCTTTTGGGGCGAATTACCTCTTTTTTTCGGGTAATCGTGCTTCAGATATCGAAACCAAGGAATATATAAAAAACAGTAAAATTGAAACTTTTGCAGTTAATAAATGGTTAAAAGAAGACCATAAACAATATATTGCCGGCTTGCAAAGAGGTGCTAATTCTGCAGTTTTATATTGGTATACATTTTATGATAATCAATATAAAAAATATTTTAATTTGTATATGTTTGATTATTTAGAAAAAGATTATCAAGGAAGAAATAGAATTAATTTTATATATAGTGTAGATAAAGAAACAAAATTCACAGCCTATGTCAATCAGGAGCAATTAAAAAATGTAACATATGGAACGAAAGATAATCCCGTACCTATTTGGGGAAAAGATTTACTACAATATAATGGAAGAGATCAAAAAGATGATATGAACGATATTGAACTTGAAGTAAAGACATTTCATGTAAATCCTGAAACCAATGCTCTATTTATTCAACAATACCTTTCTCATTTTATGCCTAAAGATGAATATAAAGCAATGTTTAAGAAGTAAATGAAAGGATCAAAATTTGGGTACATTTTAGGATTAATAATAGGAATTCCTCTTTTTGCTTATGGTGTTAATCATTTCTTTTTTAAAGGAAATAATGCAACTGACATTGAAGTTAATGTTTATCTCCAGAATAGTAAAATCGAGACCTTCACAGTAGATAAATGGATTGATGATGGATATGAGCAGTATGTGGTTGGTTTACAAAGAGGAGCTAATTCAGCTGCATTACATTGGTTTACATTTTATGATAAAAGTACAGGGAAGTATTTTAATTTATATATGTTTAGTTATTTGGAAAACAATCAGCAAGGAAGCCAAAGGGTAAGTGATTTAAGACATATTAAAAGCAGTACTACATTTACTGCCTTTATAAACCAAGACCAATTAAAAAGTCTAGTGTATGGAACAAAAGATAATCCGGTTCCTGCTTGGGGTGAAGATTTATTAGAGTATAATGGAAACGTCCATGAAAATATTGAACGAGAGGCCAAAACATTCCATATAAGCCCTGAAACCAATGCTATATTCATTCAACAGTATTTATCACGCTTTATGCCTAAAGATGAATATAAAGTTATGTTTAAAAAGTAAATGAAAGGATCAACAATAGGCTACATAGTTGGATTGGTTGTTGGGGTACCATTATTTGCTTTTGGAGCGAATTACCTCTTTTTTTCGGGTAATCGTGCTTCAGATATCGAAACCCAGGAATATATAAAAAACAGTAAAATTGAAACTTTTGCAGTTAATAAATGGTTAAAAGAAGACCATAAACAATACATTGCCGGCTTGCAAAGAGGTGCTAATTCTGCAGTTTTATATTGGTATACATTTTATGATAATCAATATAAAAAATATTTTAATTTGTATATGTTTGATTATTTAGAAGCTAATCAGCAAGGTAGGCTTAGAATTGATTTTTTGTATAAAATAAATGATACAACAAGGTTTAGAGCGTATGTGAATCAGGAACAATTAAAAAATCCAGCATATGGAACAAAAGATAATCCAGTACCTGTGTGGGGAAAAGATTTATTAGAACTTAATGGAAGATTAAATGAAAGTATAGAACTTGAAGCTAAAACATTCCATATAAGTCCTGAAACCAATGCTATATTCATCGAGCAGTATTTATCACGCTTTATGCCTAAAGATGAATATAGAGCAATGTTTAAAAAGTAAATGAAAGAATCAAAAATAGGTTACATAATTTTTTAACTATAAAAAACTGTTATTTGCTTTAAACCAAACACCAAATTTTGAAACTTAAAGCCAATAAAAAATGAGGTTTAAATGATCTATTTTACTATTATAAAGTCGGTTTTATAATGTAATATATCTCTTTACGGTGTAATAACTGATGTTTTATTGCTGTTTTTTAATTATGGTTAAAATATTTATTAATAAGGAATTATACACCTGTTTAACTCTTTTGTCGTAGAATTACGACACGAAATCGTAGAACTACTACAAATTTTAAGATTTCCTCCCAAAAGCTTTTTTTTCTTTTACAACGGCTTTATCTTTGTTCTACAATTATTGAATAACAAATATTATTAACGACTAAAATTTACAATCATGGCAGAAAGAAATTCAAGAGGAATTTTAAAATTCAACGGAGGAGAAGGACAAAAATTATTAAAAATGAACTACAGCGTTTCTAGATCTACAGACGTATCAGGACGTGTAGCATCAGATCCTTCTAACGCATTAATCAAGGTTACAGTAGAAGCTACTGAAAAATCTGACATCCTTGAAAGCTTACTAAACGGAAAATATAAGCCTACAAAAGGAGAAATTACTTTCAATAAATCTCACGAAGAAGGAACATTAATCACTTTGAACTGGGAAAACGGATACGTGATTCAGCACGAAGTAGATTTCGATGCAGTTGATAGCAACAGTATGTTGATCAGCTTTGTAGTTAGTGCTGAAACAATTGACTACGGTACTTCTCAGTACGCTGGACTTTGGCCATCATCTGGTAAATAATCCGGTAACACTTAAAAAAACAAATCAAGGCAGTATACTCATTGGGTATACTGTCTTATTTTTGCAGTAAAATATATTAAACACTAAAAAATGCTTAAACAAATTCTACTTATCTTAACGATCACAATATTCTCAGTTTCCTTACATGCACAAAGCAATCCAACCTTGTATAAAGGAACAATGAACGGAAAAATGCCCATAACATTATTTATACAGGCCATAGAAAATGGTTGTGGCGGAGATCCTTACTACGATGCAATGTATCAGTATGATAAAGTAAGCAATTGGTTACAACTTAGCGTTACAGAAGGAGTGAAGCAACAGTTCGCAATGGTAGAAGAGGGTTTTACTGGACTGATGATTGTAAAAAAAGAGGGTGACATGATGAATGGAACATGGATAAGTCCGGATGGGAAAAAACAAATTCCTGTAGAATTGAAAAAAGTAACCATGAGTAAGAAAGAAATAGAAAGCTATCAGGACAAAATGGAAAAACTAAACTATGAAAATCACGACTGCTAGTTTATTACTAGAAGTTAGAGCTGAAATACTTCATCCGAATGGGATAACTCTATATCCTGCATTTCGAAATTTCCCTCCTCGAAACAGTCCCTACAAATAGCAAATTATACTCCTATTTTCTTATATTTGTTCATTATAGATAATATGGACGCAACACAAGATAAAAGGCTGTTTCTCATCGATGCCTATGCGATGATTTTCAGAGGATATTACGCATTGATCAGGAATCCGAGGTTAACAAGTAAAGGACTGGATACTTCCGCGATTTTTGGTTTTACCAACTCATTGATCGAATTGATCAGAAGAGAAAAGCCAAGCCATCTGGCGGTGGTTTTTGACGTGGGAAGAGCAAGCGTAAGAACCGATGACTTCGCAGATTACAAAGCCAACAGAAGTGAAACTCCTGAAGCCATTAAAATTGCTGTTCCATACATTCACAGAATTCTTGAAGGAATGCATATTCCTATTCTGGGCGTAGAAGGATATGAAGCAGATGACGTGATAGGTACCATTGCCTGCAAGGCAGAAAAAGAAGGATATACCACTTTTATGGTAACTCCGGATAAAGACTTTGCACAGCTGGTAACAGATAAAATCAAGATTTATAAACCCGGTTTAAAAGGCGGAGATATTGAAATTCTAGGAGTAGAAGAAGTTAAGGCAAAATATGAAATTGAAGACCCTAAGCAGGTTATAGATTATTTGGCCATGATGGGTGATGCAGTGGATAATATTCCTGGCTTGGAGGGTGTAGGAGAAAAGACTGCCATGAAGTTCCTGAAAGAATTCGGAAGCATTGAAAATCTACTGGCAAATACCGATAAACTGAAAGGAAAGCTAAAAGAAAAAGTAGAAGCCTCTGCTGAACGGGGAATTTTGTCCAAAAAACTAGCAACCATTATCTGTGATGTTCCTGTAGAATTCCATCAAGAACAATACGACCTTGAAACTCCGGATTTTGAAAAAGTAAAAGAAGTTTTTGAAGAAATTGAATTCAGAAGACTGT
This genomic interval from Chryseobacterium joostei contains the following:
- a CDS encoding lytic transglycosylase domain-containing protein yields the protein MKTIVKNIFTGVMLLGTVVLVNGQFLAASDTSESSVRKYQGIINSNKDLVEFIEQLLMQKGLPKHLRNLALIESHFNRNITSGAGAVGIWQFMTAHANQYGLSEQNRTDVYKSTKTATISLANLYKKYNNWVTVVAAYNCGEGNIAKAMQAAGSTQYHEFSQYLPAETINHVKKYLNACYATGELQSVLSNYNSSRINKVFFEEGNRKVTAAALSETEINAGFSLNIIADELDVEVNEILAWNPGITEELQKKGESSFYLPVDLMPDFLLRKNKILTRSIKEGNSFQQ
- the tssD gene encoding type VI secretion system tube protein TssD is translated as MAERNSRGILKFNNGEGQKLLKMNYSVARSTDVSGRVASDPSNALIKVTVEATEKSDILESLLNGKYKPTVGEIVFNKSHEEGTLITLKWENGYVIQHEVDFDAVDSNSMLISFVVSAETIDYGTSQYAGLWPSSGK
- a CDS encoding type VI secretion system Vgr family protein; protein product: MFQDDKTIKVESLGNGKEQLKNTANENVAKKAEEKMNKAGEKVKKVAKAGQQGISAVQGANMFMNQTLVSNNPDIIENKVWAKQPTSKIHNIEAIAESFIAGINRVVKLDVVVEGKIIKHFKHFKLIQSAAKHHEFNLTLAHDTLGSAENHNLQEAQNFLGKRITVVFKYKDIDKGAERNFVGVVTEVGFSQEKGSLGNIVLKGYSPTVLLDAAPHIQSFGGNQPVSLNSIADHVIREGLGQNKFDFRVDAQHGNVSYSSQYEETHYNYLARIAEAYGEQFYYDGEVLHFGKLPPQEKPVKLTYGSNVNDIAITMKAQHVSPTFYGYNSSKHEKLTAGSSKINHTSDIARRAYEISERTFTTPSLRVAPIKATSFMDIDASQKGTAGSKASEVFITSGTTTVPFLYPGCTADIEMRKSDSNETSYFTKLMIMEVTHEVDARGYYDGKFEAIAADTGFIPRPEFETPRAEAQFAKVISNTDPQNQGRVQVQFDWQSGQDITEFIRVMSPDAGSSDKVSKNRGFMSIPEVGDQVIINFVHQHPDRPFVMGGMFHGGIGGGGGAGNNVMSLSSKSGNIIQFHDGCGIEIKDRNGNHVTLSGTGNIKTEVSNDSVEKIGNDSTVKIGNNSTVNVKSKSTHTVGESKSVLTMGSDGVIDLSGKKSVKIKVSDTSYIEITSTKIIIESDVIEIKGKNSSSINGSGNAKAVFNGSTVIEGKPVDIN
- a CDS encoding LysM peptidoglycan-binding domain-containing protein, producing MELIKHKIQKKDTLDSIAEKYKITINELKDFHNQHCGITQKIIDVLPAHLEFVFLESKVEESKEKVSEKFTERQLKYRCEQNVFTYINKVPVSNATTKRDCLVELKILEEKLFVKVKLLDNILEVNPSTYAEAANIIAQLDVIKCNDVILQVNETDGSILRIVNHSEIIKGWEKKRAEFEQNSVTLDSQAKKEVKNFINLIDDQILNEENLIDDYKGKMFFDIYFNKFLANSPDKLDSYQTVFRSQLFEGQKTDISIRQDVLDQNGDLLTVRKVSETLSKDTQRAKELYDLRYKPMIGYQFSSYETSYRERSSYNEKENYLEEMDVTIMEQIKNNLELRIHYTVRKIE
- a CDS encoding DUF4280 domain-containing protein, with the translated sequence MADSYIIQGTNVICSNMQIPGPNKIGYSRSGPNIVHKGKNQYYLTVVDKSLEESFKCKMAAKKWGGLAMLCVGIAIVGAIALTVATGGAAAPFLLAAAVASEAAVAIAVGAAVVSVGIGIYKEHTDCKALKESPDWEGGHSQVLFQKQKALLNSSFMTCKQGGRLELIVSDIAALEAGKLISSNNTKEILIQFGSQFLGGVVGGLTGGGSVPGVVMTIGFYMKFESGESNQQFNPGDDVKNSGIQYGGGITEGATKGGYQHGMSKLEAWVWKNVMFSRILNGASQESIDSAANMWGMAANAPGAIWKDFAKSAGLGFGGAIVGFAIDQGANAWERSYEDDSMIQQKKYNVMDKNNNIGVIATKR
- the tssD gene encoding type VI secretion system tube protein TssD — translated: MAERNSRGILKFNGGEGQKLLKMNYSVSRSTDVSGRVASDPSNALIKVTVEATEKSDILESLLNGKYKPTKGEITFNKSHEEGTLITLNWENGYVIQHEVDFDAVDSNSMLISFVVSAETIDYGTSQYAGLWPSSGK